The following proteins are encoded in a genomic region of Magallana gigas chromosome 1, xbMagGiga1.1, whole genome shotgun sequence:
- the LOC117687428 gene encoding transcription initiation factor IIA subunit 2 — MSYQLYRNTTLGHTLQESLDELIQGGQITPQLALKVLLQFDKAINTALANRVKNRIQLKGKLNTYRFCDNVWTFVLNNVDFRDVQELAKCDKVKIVACDGKSAPGHE; from the exons ATGAGTTACCAATTATATCGAAACACAACCCTTGGGCACACGTTACAAGAGAGTCTAGACGAACTAATACAG GGTGGACAAATCACCCCCCAGCTGGCCCTCAAAGTTTTACTGCAGTTTGACAAAGCTATCAACACAGCCCTGGCAAACAGGGTCAAGAACAGGATACAGCTCAAG GGCAAACTGAATACCTACCGATTTTGCGACAATGTCTGGACATTTGTGTTGAACAACGTGGATTTCCGCGACGTTCAGGAACTGGCAAAGTGTGACAAGGTGAAGATTGTGGCATGTGACGGCAAAA gtGCTCCAGGACATGAGTGA
- the LOC105329687 gene encoding lysM and putative peptidoglycan-binding domain-containing protein 2 isoform X2, which translates to MKNIEMITMCIVSRDILPSKMADGSRETESQLLGKFVEKQTKYGTTTRLVAKSSLVVKHKVCQSDTLMGIALKYGSTVEQIKRENKLWTNDSLFLREYLLIPIASENENDLPEDCEIVEVDNTLRSRSSSQKSRSNSQVNGSDNANSTHTPTKQSSEPEETKETSGKDFLSKFDNSFAVLKSNVKKMEQNTSSSPTSEPHHLQVNNKYDLNAVSPDTDC; encoded by the exons ATGAAAAACATCGAAATGATTACGATGTGCATTGTATCACGTGATATTCTACCGTCCAAAATGGCGGATGGTAGTAGAGAGACGGAAAGTCAGCTGCTAGGAAAATTCGTAGAAAAGCAGACTAAGTATGGCACAACGACGCGGTTAGTGGCAAAATCGTCGTTAGTCGTGAAGCATAAAGTGTGTCAGTCCGATACTCTGATGGGGATCGCCCTGAAATATGGATCAACG GTGGAGCAAATAAAACGTGAAAACAAACTATGGACAAATGACAGTTTATTTCTAAGGGAGTACCTGTTAATTCCAATAGCTAGTGAAAATGAGAACGATCTTCCAGAGGATTGTGAAATTGTTGAAGTGGACAACACTCTGCGCTCACGTTCGAGTAGTCAGAAATCTAGGTCAAACAGTCAAGTGAATGGCAGTGACAATGCGAACTCAACTCACACGCCGACAAAACAGAGTTCTGAGCCGGAGGAAACCAAAGAAACCTCGGGAAAAGACTTTCTTAGCAAGTTTGATAATTCGTTTGCAGTTTTAAAGTCCAATGTTAAGAAAATGGAACAAAATACCAG CAGTTCTCCGACCTCTGAACCCCACCATCTCCAGGTCAACAATAAATATGACCTAAACGCAGTGTCCCCGGACACTGATTGTTAG
- the LOC105329687 gene encoding lysM and putative peptidoglycan-binding domain-containing protein 2 isoform X3: MKNIEMITMCIVSRDILPSKMADGSRETESQLLGKFVEKQTKYGTTTRLVAKSSLVVKHKVCQSDTLMGIALKYGSTVEQIKRENKLWTNDSLFLREYLLIPIASENENDLPEDCEIVEVDNTLRSRSSSQKSRSNSQVNGSDNANSTHTPTKQSSEPEETKETSGKDFLSKFDNSFAVLKSNVKKMEQNTSSPTSEPHHLQVNNKYDLNAVSPDTDC, translated from the exons ATGAAAAACATCGAAATGATTACGATGTGCATTGTATCACGTGATATTCTACCGTCCAAAATGGCGGATGGTAGTAGAGAGACGGAAAGTCAGCTGCTAGGAAAATTCGTAGAAAAGCAGACTAAGTATGGCACAACGACGCGGTTAGTGGCAAAATCGTCGTTAGTCGTGAAGCATAAAGTGTGTCAGTCCGATACTCTGATGGGGATCGCCCTGAAATATGGATCAACG GTGGAGCAAATAAAACGTGAAAACAAACTATGGACAAATGACAGTTTATTTCTAAGGGAGTACCTGTTAATTCCAATAGCTAGTGAAAATGAGAACGATCTTCCAGAGGATTGTGAAATTGTTGAAGTGGACAACACTCTGCGCTCACGTTCGAGTAGTCAGAAATCTAGGTCAAACAGTCAAGTGAATGGCAGTGACAATGCGAACTCAACTCACACGCCGACAAAACAGAGTTCTGAGCCGGAGGAAACCAAAGAAACCTCGGGAAAAGACTTTCTTAGCAAGTTTGATAATTCGTTTGCAGTTTTAAAGTCCAATGTTAAGAAAATGGAACAAAATACCAG TTCTCCGACCTCTGAACCCCACCATCTCCAGGTCAACAATAAATATGACCTAAACGCAGTGTCCCCGGACACTGATTGTTAG